In the genome of Abyssalbus ytuae, the window AATTAAATTATTACTGCTTATTTATTATTTCTCTTCCCCTCTTTATCAAATAACAAATAAATAAAGAAAAATGTTTTTTGCAGATCGAAAACAATCCGATTTGCAGTGTAAATTTATAAATCCGTACAACAACTTCTTGCAATTTACCTCCCTTTCTTTCTAAATTTGAGAAAGGTTATCTTACTTTTTTTTAAATAACATAGATTATTCTTAATTAAAAGTTAACAATTTACTGATCATAAAAGACAAAAAATCATTAAATTTAGATTACAATTTTATTGCGGTTTATCTTCTTGCCTCCTCTCTCTTTTAACACACCTGTAATAAAGTTGAACAACAACTAAACTAAAACCAACCACTATGAAAAGAATATTACTTCTTGCACTTTTTTTGTTTTCTTTTTTAGTCAATATCAATGCACAAATTACCGATACCGGTGATAAGGTAGGGATAGGTACGACCAATCCACAGGAAAAACTCCATATAAATGGTAATATCAGGGGGAATGCTTCCGGAGGAGCCTTAAGAATTCAATCCTATAACGGATATATTGACGTAGGTGCTCAAAACTCTACCTGGGCTCATATTTATACGGATATGCCCAAAATTATTTTTAATAAGCCTGTCTATTCTTTGACCAATACGTTTAGTTCATACAATAATGACCTTATTTTACAAACAGAGGGAAATACAAGAATAACCATTAACGACGATACCGGGAATGTTGGGATTGGTATCACTAACCCTGCCCAAAAACTGGATGTTAATGGCCATATACAGACTAGAGCTTTTATATTAATAGATCCTGATTATGGAACTAATACAGACTATACTGCTTTTTATAGAGAAGATGAAGGAACCGATAATTCAATCGTTAAACTTAGAATAGGTGACGATTCTTTGGGAAGTTTTGATTTGGGTTATAAATATTGGAGCACTGGTGAATGGATATCAAATTTCTTTGTAAATAATAATGGTAGAGTAGGCATCGGTACCACTACCCCCGACTCCAAACTCACCGTAGCCGGAAATATACACTCCCAGGAAGTAAAAGTAACTGTCAATGCAGGGGCCGACTTTGTTTTTGATAAAGATTACAACTTACCCAAACTGGAAGAGGTTCAGCAATTCATAAAAGAAAATGGCCACCTGCCGGAAATTCCTTCTGCTGCAGACATGGAACAAAACGGTATTCACCTTAGTGAAATGAACATAAAACTACTGCAGAAAATCGAAGAGCTTACGCTTTATACGATTGAGCAGGAGAAGAAGTTAGAAGAACAGGCTATTGAAAACCAAACATTTAAAAATAAGATAGAGAACCTTGAAAAACTTGTGGAACAACTGATGAAAAAAATTAATTAAGTCGTTATCATTTATTATCAAGCATAGATTAATAAAATATTAAAAGAATATTAATACAATATCCCTATAAAAACCAACAAAGTAATGAAAATAACATATATTGTTATCATGCTGTATTTTGTCCAAACCTATTGTTTGGGGCAATCTTCAGAAAATAATATTATTCAGGTGCCTAATTCACCCGAATCAACAGAGTTTATAAAGTATGGAAATATTCCGGTAAGTATGTATGCCGGAAAACCGGAGATTTCCCTTCCAATATATACCATTCAGGGAAAAGAATTCAACTTGCCGATTTCTTTAAACTATGATGGCGGGGGAATAATGGTAAACCAAATAGCAACCGAAGTAGGTTTAGCATGGTCCCTGCAGGCAGGAGGAGTTGTTTCCAGAATAACCAATGGAAAACCTGACCATGTATTTTCAGCCTCCAGATACTACAATAGTTATTATACGGAATATGATAAGTTAAAAGCATTTTATAATACAACAGTAACCCCTATTCCATCTGACTTGCCAGCTAGTGAAGGAAGTCCTTATGAACCTGCATATCCGGAGTATTTTCCTAAATTAAGAGATTATTTCCTCTATGAGGAGATCATACGTAAGGGCGAGATAGATACCCAACCAGACTATTTTTCCTTTAATGTAGGAGCCCTTTCAGGAACTATATATATAGACCCGGTATCAGGAGAAGCAATATGTAACAATGGAAAAAACTACAAAATATCCTATACAGGAAACCTGGCAAATTTTGAAGGAGGAGGTATAACTAAATGGCACATAACAGATGAATATGGAAACCAATATTTTTTTGATTTATATGATACCACAAAAACGTTAATTGATACATC includes:
- a CDS encoding tail fiber protein; the encoded protein is MKRILLLALFLFSFLVNINAQITDTGDKVGIGTTNPQEKLHINGNIRGNASGGALRIQSYNGYIDVGAQNSTWAHIYTDMPKIIFNKPVYSLTNTFSSYNNDLILQTEGNTRITINDDTGNVGIGITNPAQKLDVNGHIQTRAFILIDPDYGTNTDYTAFYREDEGTDNSIVKLRIGDDSLGSFDLGYKYWSTGEWISNFFVNNNGRVGIGTTTPDSKLTVAGNIHSQEVKVTVNAGADFVFDKDYNLPKLEEVQQFIKENGHLPEIPSAADMEQNGIHLSEMNIKLLQKIEELTLYTIEQEKKLEEQAIENQTFKNKIENLEKLVEQLMKKIN